A single region of the Chitinophaga niabensis genome encodes:
- a CDS encoding DUF7133 domain-containing protein, whose translation MRKYGAWVFLVAALSLFAWKCKVSQQAQIVQRDGSGKIVVNPHPNPAYLSVKESMESIQLPPGYKLQLVASEPMIKEPVAIAWDGNARMYVAEMRTYMQDINGTGENEPVCRISLLEDTNGDGAMDKSSVFIDNLVLPRMMLCIGHKLLVNETFTYDIYSYEDTNGDGVADRKEPVYKNPRADTRNLEHQKSGLVWNMDNWIYVSCDPVRYRYTKGKLVADTLTNSPGGQWGLANDDYGRMYFSSAGAEIPALGFQINPAYGLYNPKDQYDQEFLAVWPIIVTPDVQGGMNRLRPDTTLNHFTAGCGQSVFRGDALPADLKGDLIICEPVGRLIRRAKVSTSEGKVTLRNAYEKEEFMASYDMNFRPVNSTTGPDGCLYIVDMHRGIIQEATWTKEGSFLRPRILQKGLEKNIGRGRIYRLVHDGYKPGPKPRLLDKPASALLTYLDHPNGWWRENAQKEIIVSGDQSVVPALRQMAVSKTNSHLARIHALWTLEGLAAIDKPTLFAAMDDNDPQVRKAAVWISESLLKQNDEQVLDKLAELKSDTSSLVQVQLALTIGQSKMEGARYVEGRLKAYSQYPGVLDGVSNSLEVAKNTKLFGGRLANMPAAHRNLILNGANIYKQLCSTCHGPDGKGLSVGDAAAAAPPFVGSKRVDGDKVAMILIMMNGLSGPVDGKNYPDVMAPFGATNNDEWVASVLSYIRYNYGKSKTPVVDVESVKQVRAKTSARNTFWTIAELENIK comes from the coding sequence ATGAGAAAGTATGGAGCCTGGGTATTCCTGGTGGCAGCGCTTAGCCTGTTTGCCTGGAAATGTAAGGTGTCTCAGCAGGCGCAAATTGTTCAACGGGATGGATCAGGGAAGATCGTTGTTAACCCGCATCCAAACCCTGCCTACCTCTCTGTAAAGGAAAGTATGGAATCCATTCAGCTTCCTCCCGGCTATAAATTACAACTGGTGGCCAGCGAGCCGATGATCAAAGAACCGGTGGCCATTGCCTGGGATGGCAATGCGAGGATGTATGTGGCAGAAATGCGCACGTATATGCAGGATATTAATGGTACGGGTGAAAATGAGCCGGTCTGCCGCATCTCCCTGCTGGAGGATACGAACGGGGACGGGGCGATGGATAAATCTTCGGTATTTATCGACAACCTGGTGCTGCCCCGCATGATGTTATGCATCGGGCATAAACTACTGGTGAATGAAACTTTTACTTACGATATTTACAGTTACGAAGATACAAATGGCGATGGCGTAGCGGACCGGAAAGAACCTGTTTATAAAAACCCCAGGGCAGACACGCGCAACCTGGAACACCAGAAAAGCGGGCTGGTATGGAATATGGACAACTGGATCTATGTGAGCTGCGACCCTGTGCGTTACCGTTATACCAAAGGGAAGTTAGTGGCAGATACACTCACCAACTCCCCCGGCGGGCAATGGGGCTTGGCCAATGATGATTATGGCCGCATGTATTTCTCCAGCGCAGGTGCGGAAATTCCGGCACTGGGTTTTCAGATCAACCCGGCTTATGGTTTGTATAATCCGAAAGACCAGTACGACCAGGAGTTCCTGGCGGTATGGCCCATCATTGTTACCCCCGATGTACAAGGCGGCATGAACCGCTTACGCCCTGATACTACCCTGAATCATTTTACAGCAGGTTGCGGGCAATCCGTTTTCCGGGGAGATGCATTACCCGCAGACCTTAAAGGTGATCTCATCATCTGTGAGCCGGTGGGAAGGCTGATCCGCAGAGCGAAAGTTTCTACCAGTGAAGGGAAGGTGACGCTGCGGAATGCTTATGAGAAAGAAGAGTTCATGGCGTCCTATGATATGAATTTCCGCCCGGTGAACAGTACTACAGGGCCGGATGGCTGTTTATACATTGTAGATATGCATCGCGGCATTATCCAGGAAGCCACCTGGACGAAAGAGGGGAGCTTCCTCCGGCCACGCATCCTTCAAAAAGGATTGGAAAAGAATATCGGGCGAGGACGGATCTATCGTTTGGTGCATGATGGATATAAACCGGGACCTAAACCCCGGCTGCTGGATAAGCCTGCCAGTGCTTTGCTAACCTACCTCGATCATCCCAATGGATGGTGGCGGGAGAATGCGCAAAAAGAGATCATTGTTTCAGGAGATCAATCCGTGGTGCCTGCTTTGCGGCAAATGGCGGTAAGCAAAACAAACAGTCATCTTGCGCGTATACACGCTTTATGGACATTGGAAGGTTTGGCTGCCATTGATAAACCTACGCTCTTTGCTGCGATGGATGATAATGATCCGCAGGTAAGGAAAGCTGCGGTATGGATCAGTGAATCGCTGCTGAAACAAAATGATGAACAGGTGCTCGATAAACTGGCGGAACTGAAAAGCGATACTTCTTCCCTGGTGCAGGTGCAGCTGGCTTTAACAATAGGGCAGAGCAAAATGGAGGGAGCACGTTATGTGGAAGGTCGTTTGAAAGCATATTCTCAATATCCGGGTGTATTGGATGGTGTGAGCAATAGCCTGGAAGTAGCAAAGAATACAAAACTTTTTGGTGGCAGACTGGCGAATATGCCGGCGGCGCATCGCAACCTGATCCTGAATGGTGCGAATATCTATAAGCAGTTATGTTCTACCTGTCATGGCCCGGATGGTAAAGGTTTGTCGGTGGGGGATGCTGCTGCAGCAGCGCCTCCTTTTGTAGGTTCCAAAAGAGTGGATGGAGATAAAGTAGCGATGATCCTCATTATGATGAACGGGCTCTCGGGGCCTGTTGATGGAAAAAATTACCCGGATGTGATGGCGCCTTTCGGCGCTACGAATAATGATGAATGGGTAGCTTCCGTGTTAAGTTATATCCGCTACAATTACGGGAAAAGTAAAACGCCGGTGGTGGATGTGGAAAGTGTGAAACAGGTAAGGGCAAAAACTTCCGCAAGAAATACTTTCTGGACGATCGCAGAATTAGAGAATATTAAATAA
- a CDS encoding Na+/H+ antiporter: MENYSVVIIILAVMIGLSAIADKVRLPYPILLISAGIAVGFIPAWPNIELNAEVILLIFLPPLLYDAAFNISFRQFRTNINTISTLAISLVFITATGIAVTAHYLIPGMTWPLSFVLGAILSATDAVAAMSITKGLGLSHKTNTILEGESLVNDASALVAYRFAVAAVTGTAFVFWKATLEFVILMAGGFLVGFFMAKLLGKVLQYVHRNYLVTISFMLLMPFVTYLVAEEMHVSGVIAVVILGLGISRFSRKLLPDGLRQQSKSFWDVIIFLLNGLIFILIGLQFPYVAKSLERDQILLYIGYGFIITIVALVIRVARVFGQRVNLERAFKKGKGRITEHALLDFKNSLIISWSGMRGIVSLAIAIGLPVTLKDGSPFPQRAAIIFISIVVVLFTLIGQGLTLPWLVRKLNTEEKKTV, from the coding sequence ATGGAAAATTACAGCGTAGTCATTATTATCCTGGCTGTTATGATCGGGTTGTCTGCCATTGCGGACAAGGTCAGGCTGCCATATCCTATTTTACTGATCAGTGCAGGGATTGCAGTGGGTTTTATTCCTGCGTGGCCGAACATAGAACTGAATGCTGAAGTGATCCTCCTGATCTTCCTTCCTCCTTTATTATACGACGCTGCTTTCAATATCTCCTTCCGGCAATTCCGGACGAACATTAATACCATCAGTACTTTAGCGATCTCGCTGGTGTTTATAACGGCAACGGGTATAGCGGTTACAGCCCATTACCTGATCCCCGGGATGACCTGGCCCCTGTCTTTTGTATTGGGGGCTATCCTTTCTGCTACAGATGCTGTGGCGGCGATGAGTATTACGAAGGGGCTGGGGCTTTCGCACAAAACCAATACTATCCTGGAAGGGGAGAGCCTGGTGAATGATGCCTCTGCCCTGGTGGCTTACCGGTTTGCGGTGGCGGCTGTTACGGGTACTGCTTTTGTATTCTGGAAGGCTACACTGGAATTTGTGATCTTAATGGCAGGCGGTTTTTTAGTGGGCTTTTTTATGGCGAAGCTACTGGGAAAGGTGTTGCAGTATGTGCATCGAAATTATCTTGTTACCATCAGCTTCATGTTGCTGATGCCATTTGTTACCTACCTGGTAGCAGAAGAAATGCATGTATCCGGGGTGATCGCAGTAGTAATACTGGGCCTGGGTATTTCGCGGTTCAGCAGGAAATTATTACCGGATGGTTTACGGCAGCAGAGTAAGTCTTTCTGGGATGTGATCATCTTTTTGCTGAACGGATTGATCTTTATCCTCATCGGCCTTCAATTTCCTTATGTAGCCAAAAGCCTGGAAAGGGACCAGATCCTCCTGTATATCGGTTATGGTTTTATTATTACGATAGTGGCTTTGGTGATCCGGGTGGCGCGGGTATTTGGGCAACGGGTCAACCTGGAACGGGCTTTTAAAAAGGGGAAGGGGCGCATCACAGAACATGCCCTGCTGGATTTTAAAAACAGCCTGATCATTAGCTGGTCCGGTATGCGGGGAATTGTTTCCCTGGCTATCGCTATCGGGTTGCCGGTAACTTTGAAAGATGGAAGTCCGTTTCCGCAGCGGGCGGCCATTATATTTATTTCCATTGTGGTGGTTTTGTTTACGCTCATAGGGCAGGGGCTTACTTTACCCTGGCTGGTGAGGAAGTTGAATACAGAGGAAAAGAAAACTGTTTAA
- a CDS encoding sterol desaturase family protein, translated as MLWLLFLAENAAITFLVLYTGRLVQGRPYVYTRREWGICAVTNMLNTVVTYAGFWMWKEGWITITMNISWKVITDFLLLFFAMDLLMFVFHFIIHKTFLFKIVHQLHHEAVHPKPIDLFILHPVETMAFGGMWLALLLLYPFNIYAIVIYLVVNVVFGLTGHLGMEPLPAAVRNLPVVRYLGTSTFHHDHHQDVQYNFGFYTSIWDRLFGTHKH; from the coding sequence ATGTTATGGCTCCTCTTTCTGGCGGAGAATGCAGCTATTACATTCCTCGTGTTATATACCGGGCGGTTAGTGCAGGGGAGGCCTTATGTTTATACACGTAGGGAATGGGGCATTTGTGCTGTCACGAATATGTTGAACACGGTAGTAACCTATGCGGGTTTCTGGATGTGGAAGGAGGGATGGATCACTATCACGATGAACATTTCATGGAAGGTGATCACAGATTTCCTGCTCCTGTTCTTTGCCATGGACCTGCTGATGTTTGTATTTCACTTCATCATTCACAAAACCTTTCTCTTTAAAATAGTTCACCAACTACACCACGAGGCTGTACACCCGAAACCAATAGATCTTTTTATATTACATCCTGTTGAAACAATGGCTTTTGGAGGAATGTGGCTGGCTTTATTGCTGCTCTACCCTTTCAATATATATGCCATTGTGATCTACCTGGTGGTAAATGTGGTGTTCGGGCTAACAGGTCACTTAGGGATGGAGCCATTGCCGGCAGCAGTTCGCAACCTCCCTGTAGTGAGGTACCTGGGTACTTCTACTTTCCATCATGATCACCACCAGGATGTACAATATAACTTTGGTTTTTACACCAGTATCTGGGACCGGTTGTTCGGAACGCATAAGCATTAA